In the genome of Lathyrus oleraceus cultivar Zhongwan6 chromosome 4, CAAS_Psat_ZW6_1.0, whole genome shotgun sequence, the window ccataaatcagTTGATACAGAGACATGCCGATTGGGGTTATGAAGGCGGTTCAGTACGCCCATAGTGCGTCATCTAGTTTGATCGCCCAATCTTTTCTCGAAGCACTCACTGTCTTTTCCAAAATTTGTTGCTGAAATCATATTTAAGAGACAAGATAACTATGACTGAGAGAGCTCAAAGAGATTTGTGAACTCATTCATTTGTTTACTTTTGTTTTGTTGATAATTTAGTCTGAATTGTAGATTTTAATATTCTCAtgatatatttttataaaaatgtTTTTCTGCATTATTTTGCTATTACAATTCGATTTCATAGAATGATTCAAACATTAGCAAGTTTAACATGTAATGTTATTTTCCTAGACTAATTACTCAAAATAAGTAACTTAAAGTTAATTTTTGATATCattataacattaaaaaaaactcGACCTAATCTTTGACCCGTTATTTTAACACTAATTTTATAATATAGAGATTTCTTAATACACCCTACAATTCATTAGGACATCtcatgaaaaataaaaaattctatcAGAATTCATAAAAACATACATATCACACCttaattttataattaaatttaatttaaaaatacatTTCCAAAATAActtcaaaaatatattttcaaaacaaaaacTAAAAAAAAGTTAGGGCGTATAAACTAGTTGTATGTTACATAAGATATATCTTTTGAATTTTTATACGATGGGGATAAGAAATTCCCAAAAATAGACTTTCATTTAAAAATCAAACTTTTTAAGTCTATGAAATATCACATTCGTTACAATTTTAGTCCCAATCAATATTTTAGAAGCCAAAAGTTGTGGTATGACAGATTTTAAAGTGATACCCTATTAAATTTAATAAAACTAAATTTAGAAAAAGTGAAGTTATAAACCCAAATTTCTAGATTTTGAATACAAGAGAAGCTGAACACTTTCTCACTGTGCGTGCTTCATAAATTGGAAGTAAAAATTACATATGAGATGTGAATAGTCGCAAATTTAAATTTGATCATTGTGTCTTTGTCTTAGGACTGATCCCCAATATATGACACAACGCGAAAATTAGCAAATTATCAATATAAATCCAAATATCTCATATATTGATTATATTTAGGACTCCTCCACAAACACGACACATTGATAATAATATAATCACAAAGACACACGCCTTTTTCCCAGAAGTGCTTCCACTCATGTTAATATTTAGAAATTTTACATTTGCCCACAAATTGACAGCAATATACACTGCATATTTAAACGTGAAAGCACTCACATTCATATCTAAACAAGAGACcaaaaaatatttatattttaatatAATGAGAAACATTTGTGCCCGTTTGTAGAATCCATGAAAGTGAAAAAATTTCAACATACAATCCCAACAGAACTACTTTATCCCAAATAGCTATGTTAATTGGAGTTTACCATTGCTcttgcatttcataagcaaaagatAAAACAAAAGTATCCCAACTCCTCATCAAGAAACAAGGAAATGAAAAAACCAATTAAAAAGCTAATAaatcattatttttaaaataaataaacaaatgaagaaaaaaacatgcaaaacataCCTCAGCGGAGACAATATGCTGCCTGTGTTCAAGGAATGCGCACAAGCAGAAACGACAAAACCTAAAATATCCCCCAAACACTATCATATTAGCACCTAAACATCTCTATAAATATCATCAATAATATTATCAGTATTGAGAattattttaattcttttatccTGTTGGTGCATATTCAAAAATATTATTTAGCTAACTTCTATTTTTGTAAAAAAAGAAGAATGCACCATAATATTATCAGGATTATATATTTTTGAGAAGCTTTATAGAAAAAtatgtttctttttgttttaatttatagTCATGACAAATACTCATTTTAGCTTAGGCTAAATATTATTTCAACAGAAAGAAGACAAGTTTTTGAATATAAAAAGAAGAAAGCAGACAACACATTTCTTCCTTACTTAAAACTATTTGGTTTTTTTAacaatggaaaataaaatcaagcAAAGAACAGAAAAACTACAGATAGAGGAACCGAGATCACCTACCAGCTAAACAATAGCTTGATAGAGGACAGAAAAAACTAGATTCGGAGGAGCCAGGTTTCCCGAGTATCAGCTACACAATAGCATGATACATAGAATAGACGTCAACACCAGGGTTCAAACCCTCGTGAGTTTATAATGGTTAAGACAACTTTGTCTACATAtcaaaaaaataaattaaaagtaACCAAAACTTAAAGCAACATTAAAACAGGAGTTACCACATAGATCACTCAACTTTTGATTTGACATCAGCAAATTTTCATAAAATAGTTTATTAATACAGCCTAGAAAAAGCAATGAACATAATCATAATAGACAAAGCAAAGCATTATATCATCATAAGTATAAGATGACAAACATAACATCATAAGTATAAGATGACAAATATTAACGCCAAATGATGGAACCAATCAAAAGATTGTCTTCATTCTTGTGAGAAACATAACAAGCAGTATGGCAATTCTAGTCAGTCATAAAACAAGCAATGAGAATAAATTCAGGACAAAAGGAGTACCATAGTTGAACTTTATACAAGATCCTACATATAACCGCAAGAAAGGCATATTGTGCTCCTAAGCATCACTAGCAAAATGTTCATTGATATTATATTACCTGCAATAAACCTCAAAAGAAAGTTCTCTAATGGGCAAAAACAGTGTCATTTCGCCTAGGTGGTCTGTCAGGAATAGATCCTGGCTTGAATTTGGAAGCTTCATGCCTTGCCAATTCAGGTGGAACGGCACTGTTACTCTGAATGAGCATCTGCTTAAGGTCATAGAAAACATCAGTGTCCTGGAGAGTCAGGAATGTTGTAGCCACACCAGTCTTTCCCGCACGACCAGTACGTCCTATACGATGGGTGTACATTTCAATATTCCCAGGCATATCATAGTTGATAACATGAGCTACATCAGGTATGTCAATACCACGTCCAGCAACATCGGTTGCAACAAGCACGTTATATCTCTTGGTCCTAAATCCTTCAAGACTGATCTCTCTCTGTTCCTGTGATTTCCCTCCGTGCAAAGTGGTCACACGATAGCCTTCCTTATCCAAATTCTTAGCAAGAAAATCGGCGCTCTTCTTGGTGTTGACAAACACAATTGCGGTTTTATCATTAAGCTCATCCAACAATCTCTGAAGCTTATAAAATTTCTCAGATTCCTTCATCATTATCACATGCTGGCTAATCAAGTCAGTTGTTTTTCCAGCAGTGCCTATAGTCACCACAACAGGGTTCCTCAAATACTTCCTAGCAAGCCTCTCCACAGCAGGAGGCATGGTGGCACTAAACATATAAGTGGTCCTATAAATCCTTTTCTCATCGagctcttcatcttcattctcaGGTTTCAAATTACTAGAAGGCATGGCATCAAGCACACCCATGACCTGTGGCTCAAACCCCATATCAATCATGCGATCAGCCTCATCAAGAACAACATAATTACACTGGTTGAGAACCGCATAACGACGCtccaagcaatcaatcaaacgACCAGGAGTAGCAATCACAATTTCACAACCCTGCCTTATCTTAAACCCTTGCTCCTCAATGGACTGACCACCAACAATGGAAACAACTTTAATTCCCATATACTGAGCAAATTTCACAGTCTCGTCCTCAATCTGCTGAGCAAGCTCGCGAGTTGGCGCCATGACAACAGCATAAGGACCCTCAGCCTCATTCTCCTCACTAATAGGAGGAAGCCTTGTGATGTAACTCAACATAGGAAGAACAAACGCAGCAGTCTTCCCCGAACCTGTCTCAGCAACACCAATAACATCACGCTGCTGAAGACCAAGGGGAATAGCAGCCATCTGAATTGGAGAAGGGGTTTTGTAACCAGCTTTCTCCACAGCCTTCAAAAGCTCTTGACTCAACTTGCTCTCAACCCAACTCCTCATAGGACGAGGAATCTTAGAACCTTTGTATGATATATTATAATCCTCCCTGAAAATTCGCCAATCTCTCTCCGTCATCTCTTCAAGCTTCTTCTCACTCCAATGACGATCAACCCTCATATCAAACGTATCATACATATCAGCAGCCTCCTCCTTCCGCCTCTGAGCATCAGCCTCCTCAGGCTTCTCCTCGATCCCATCCTTCTTCCTGATCTGATCCCGCATCTCCTTCTCATTCTTAGCCGCAAGCTTCTTCTGCTCACGACGATCCATCCCAGCACGAAACCCTCGTCCAAACAAAAGCTGAGCCTCGTGAGGGTTTTGGTAAAGATAATTCATATCACGCGAAGTATCCTCAGTATTTTCCCAATCAAAAGAAAATCGAAATTTCTCGCTAGGCTTAATAACCCTCTTTTTAGGTTTCTTCGAACCTAGGTATTGTTCTTTAATCGATTCAAGCTCTTTCTCTTTCTCTCGTTCCGCTAGCTTCTCTAATCGAGCACGCTCACGAGCCTTACTCTCTTCTTCACGTTCCTTATCGCGGTTTCGCCGTTCCCGATCTCTGTTATCTCTATCCCTATCCCTTTCCCGTTCCCTTTCCCTATCACGTtctctatctctatctctatcCCTTTCTCTATCTCTGTAACTGTCCctatctctatctctatctctatctcGACGATCTGAATCACGATCGCGTCGATCGGAATCGGAGGGTTTTGGATCGGAGGGACGGTTATTAGTAGAAAGGAGAAGTTCTTCCTGATTGCGGCGATGACCGGTGACTTGAATGTGGCGGCGTTCAAGTGCTTGCTGTTCACGCTGGGCTTTGGTGAGGAAAACGGGTTTGGGAATTGGCGCCGTGGATTCGTCGATGGATCGTTTCATGGTTTTGGGATTGAATATGCAGTTAGCGATATCGCTTGGTTAATCGCAGGAGGGGAGAGAATAACACAAAACAATACTAGACAAGTCTATTTATAGGTTCACTTTCAAAACCCTGGATTTAGTGGGTTGGGCCACTTCTCCTCATATTTGCTTAAGGCCCAACTTAAAATATTCACATATTAATTAACAAATTCTATTTAAATATTCAAATTACATATATTATTTCTATTACAATATTTGATTTACTAATATGTCGATATAACTTATTCATGCATCCGCAGGGATTCGCGCGTTATGGATCGTAATTGATTCTCGAATTGCAAAAAAAAGACATACCAAAAGGATATATCATAATCAATATTGAACCATAAAATGACTAATATGTAAACATGCAAAAAATATAACAACAAAAAGTTAGAAGTAAAAAATTGAGATTAAAAATATTAAACTAGAAAAATATACAAAATATTgttaaaataaaatgaaaaaacatGCAAGAATCTTATTTTGTACTCAGATTGTTCAATGTTTGTCAataaaattatttgaaatttaaaaaaaaattaacaataACATATGAAGAACAATATATAAGAAGTTGAGATGTAGATGATTATGAGAAGAAATGAAAAAAATGGAGAGAACAAATggaaaatttaaaaaaaaaatcccCGAATCTCTAGAAAAATTCCAGAAAAAGAGGGAAAAAATAGATATGTAATCAATGATTGTTTGCAgcttcaaatctgcaaaaatcAGTAACAAAAGTTAAAGAAATATTATTTTAAATCTGAAAAAATAGAGATATAAAAAAaataagatatatatatatatatatatatatatatatatatatatatatatatatatatatatatatatatatatatatatatatatatatatatatatatatatatatatatatatatatatatatatatatatatatatatatatatatatatatatatatagagagagagagagagagagagagagagagagagattaattgttatacactgtcagtgtaaaaaattttacaccgtcgactcatcatcatcatccgtttatattactttatagatttttaaaataaaagtcaaacttcttttaatatccgacgtgtatgattaactgacggtgtaaaattcttttacactgtcagtgtatttcaattaaactcatatatatatatatatatatatatatatatatatatatatatatatatatatatattattaatattGAATCGCAAAAAGAGGGATATGTAGATCTACAAAAATATTACAAAATTTCAATAGATAGATTTGAAGAAAAAAAGTAGATCTCTAGCCGAACGTATTGCATATCAGAATCAAGAATCATAAAAAAGAAGGTTTTGGAGATATGCAAAAATATAACAATAAAAATATTAGAAGAAAAATATGAGATTCAAAACATAAACTTGAAAAATATACAAAATGGTgaaaattttataaaataatgTTAAAATAAGGGTTAATAGGTATTTACCCCTGCCATTTAGGGGTTTTCTGATTTTCTTCctgtaaatttttttaaaaaattacaaCCGTGCCACGTGAAGATTCCCTTGACTTAAACCATTTAGTGACCAAATTCACTTGAGGAGCTTATTTGGAACTGATGTGGTAAGTGGGTGTTGATTCGATCTAAAAATTCATTCCCACATGTACCAAATCTTTGACACGTCATGTGACCCTAGTTCATGTAATTCATTTTCTACACTAATCCTCTTCACAACCCTAATTCACCCAATTCATCCTCTACCTTCGTTGTTCACGCATATCAAGGCTTGCAAATGACATATAGCAAATTGTCCTCAATCGGTACTTCAAATGGAAGACAAATGTCTAGATGTGGCTGCAATCAGGTCATGAAGATTTAAGGCTCAAATACGCTAGAAAATTGGAAGAGGAAATTTTGGAGATGCAGGAATTGGAAAAAATGTATGAAAATCATGTATCAATGTTTCTTATTTTTTCGTTATTCCCTAAATTAATGTTTCCTTTGGTTCTTAAATGCAAGCAGGGACTAGCTATGATTTATTTATTTGGGATGATGAGCTTGATGAAATTGAGTGACTTAAGACAGTTGACAATGGCTTAGCAGGTGATTACAATATAGGGGAAGACATGATTGGTCACCTGGGAGAGTTTGGCAAGAAATTCACAAAGGAGTTTGGGAAGGAGTATGCCAAGGAATCTTGCTCAAAGAAGCTTGAAAAAACCAAGAAGAATATGCAACATGAAAGGAACAAAAGCTATTGGTTATTTGTTGCATTAATAGTGTCATGGGTGTTGTTTGCCATTATATTCAATATATTGTAGTTGTTTCATTACAGTTTGACCTTTCAATGTATATGTCGTTGTACTTGTATTTAATTTAAAGTAATTGTTCAAATGTATCAGTTGTTCCAATGAATCAGTTTAAGATTTTAACGAATGAATGGATAAGTTTGTTTCAATATGAGTTTGACTCAATATCTACTTGATTCAATATGAGTTTGGTACAATATCAGTTTGATTCAATATCTGAGTTTTCAAAATGAGTTTGATTCAATATCTATTTTATTCAACATGAGTTTGGTACAATATTAGTTTGATTCAATATCTGAGTTTTCAAAATGAGTTTGATTCAATATCTGTTTTATTCAATATGAGTTTGGTACAATATCAAGTTGATTCAATATCTGAGTTTTCAAAATGAGTTTGATACAAATATGAGTTTGATTGCAGTATTACTTCTCAATATCAGTTTGGTTCAATTGCAATATTACTTGTCAATATTGTAACACCCCCCAAACTACTACTACTCAAATACATCATATAATTGCATAATCAGAGTAAATTAAAGTATGCATACACGAGGGCATCACATTTACTTCTGCCATAAACAACACATGCCATAGTCGCATACAGGTAACACGGATTataaatcaaaaccaaataacCAACATGCAAACTCACACAGCTGAATAATATCTCTCTTCATAAATGATAAATAGTGATGATTCCCATAAATCATCTACCACAAAATATCGTTTTGGGCTCTAAGGCCACTAAACATCAAAATCAACATATCCAAATAACAAGATAAAAGAGGGCACAACAATAGATCTCAACACcaaaacaaatacaaataatcccataaacccaagtgttacatgaccagagaGCACTATAGACTACCTAGTCAAAACACAACAAGAACTAGCCTTCGAATCTAATCCTTGTGCGAAGCACCACTATCTCCGGTACCTGAGCGATGTCGCGATAGAACATCATTCCAACATAAtggtgagaattcaaatcattatagaaaaacataataatatGAAATGTATAACAAACATACATATATTATTAGAATTCGTCACGTTTcatacaaacatgcatcatatTATCTTATTAAAGAATCGCATGTTTACCATCATACGACATGGCTCAACAATCCAC includes:
- the LOC127138275 gene encoding DEAD-box ATP-dependent RNA helicase 21; this encodes MKRSIDESTAPIPKPVFLTKAQREQQALERRHIQVTGHRRNQEELLLSTNNRPSDPKPSDSDRRDRDSDRRDRDRDRDRDSYRDRERDRDRDRERDRERERERDRDRDNRDRERRNRDKEREEESKARERARLEKLAEREKEKELESIKEQYLGSKKPKKRVIKPSEKFRFSFDWENTEDTSRDMNYLYQNPHEAQLLFGRGFRAGMDRREQKKLAAKNEKEMRDQIRKKDGIEEKPEEADAQRRKEEAADMYDTFDMRVDRHWSEKKLEEMTERDWRIFREDYNISYKGSKIPRPMRSWVESKLSQELLKAVEKAGYKTPSPIQMAAIPLGLQQRDVIGVAETGSGKTAAFVLPMLSYITRLPPISEENEAEGPYAVVMAPTRELAQQIEDETVKFAQYMGIKVVSIVGGQSIEEQGFKIRQGCEIVIATPGRLIDCLERRYAVLNQCNYVVLDEADRMIDMGFEPQVMGVLDAMPSSNLKPENEDEELDEKRIYRTTYMFSATMPPAVERLARKYLRNPVVVTIGTAGKTTDLISQHVIMMKESEKFYKLQRLLDELNDKTAIVFVNTKKSADFLAKNLDKEGYRVTTLHGGKSQEQREISLEGFRTKRYNVLVATDVAGRGIDIPDVAHVINYDMPGNIEMYTHRIGRTGRAGKTGVATTFLTLQDTDVFYDLKQMLIQSNSAVPPELARHEASKFKPGSIPDRPPRRNDTVFAH